Proteins co-encoded in one Amaranthus tricolor cultivar Red isolate AtriRed21 chromosome 7, ASM2621246v1, whole genome shotgun sequence genomic window:
- the LOC130818622 gene encoding uncharacterized protein LOC130818622 — MEYKGAVGMRSNRFKAGVKDYRLTYYTPEYETLDTDILAAFRVTPQPGVPPEEAGAAVAAESSTGTWTSVWTDGLTSLNRYKGRCYNIEPVAGEENQYICYVAYPLDLRYNFFHSLIQNERGALWKKQYVIELLIRRRPLTPNAIASGYTGGASKFAKGMQEETELAKATLNKAANKEVPGQRSVIVRVDGDPDPKEVVTKVSTVAGLCYYIPRCDEKQWQLKVKAMGFHCLFTCVITIASPCQCRSVGTLAF; from the coding sequence aggtccaacagatTTAAAGCTGGTGTTAAAGATTACCGATTGACTTATTATACTCCTGAGTATGAAACCCTAGATACTGATATATTGGCAGCATTCCGAGTAACTCCTCAACCTGGAGTTCCACCTGAAGAAGCGGGGGCTGCAGTAGCTGCCGAATCTTCTACTGGTACATGGACAAGTGTATGGACCGACGGACTTACCAGTCTTAATCGTTACAAAGGACGATGCTACAACATCGAGCCCGTTGCTGGAGAAGAAAATCAATATATTTGTTATGTAGCGTATCCTTTAGACCTTAGAtacaatttttttcattctttaattcagAACGAACGGGGCGCGCTTTGGAAGAAGCAATATGTTATAGAGCTACTAATAAGAAGGCGGCCCTTAACCCCAAATGCCATTGCCAGCGGATATACGGGGGGAGCATCAAAATTTGCGAAAGGAATGCAAGAGGAGACTGAACTTGCAAAAGCTACCTTGAACAAAGCCGCAAACAAAGAAGTTCCCGGTCAAAGGAGTGTCATCGTAAGGGTTGATGGTGATCCAGACCCAAAAGAAGTTGTCACCAAAGTAAGCACGGTGGCAGGACTTTGCTATTACATCCCCCGATGCGATGAAAAGCAGTGGCAGCTCAAAGTCAAAGCAATGGGTTTTCATTGTCTTTTCACATGCGTAATAACGATTGCTTCCCCATGCCAATGTCGATCAGTTGGTACTTTAGCATTTTAG